Proteins encoded together in one Gemmatimonadetes bacterium T265 window:
- a CDS encoding PTS sugar transporter subunit IIBC → MPVELYRIDDRLIHGQVVLGWGRPLDVQLIVVVDDELAASEWEQELYRMAVPPEMEVRFASVDDAARAHAALAAGRARAIVLAGDVTTMRRFVEAVRAADGPAAIPSVNVGGVHHRAGRVQRMRYVFLTQDEEVALRAVAASGVHVTAQDVPAAKPVPLHDVLAGRADA, encoded by the coding sequence GTGCCGGTTGAGCTCTACCGGATCGACGACCGGCTGATCCACGGCCAGGTCGTCCTCGGCTGGGGGCGCCCGCTCGACGTCCAGCTCATCGTCGTCGTCGACGACGAGCTGGCCGCGAGCGAGTGGGAGCAGGAGCTGTACCGCATGGCGGTCCCGCCCGAGATGGAGGTACGGTTCGCGTCGGTGGACGACGCGGCGCGCGCGCACGCCGCGCTCGCGGCGGGCCGGGCTCGCGCGATCGTGCTCGCCGGCGACGTCACGACGATGCGACGGTTCGTCGAGGCGGTGCGCGCGGCCGACGGCCCGGCCGCGATCCCGTCCGTGAACGTGGGCGGCGTGCACCACCGCGCGGGCCGCGTCCAGCGGATGCGCTACGTGTTCCTCACGCAGGACGAGGAAGTCGCGTTGCGCGCCGTCGCCGCGTCGGGCGTGCACGTGACGGCGCAGGACGTCCCGGCGGCGAAGCCGGTGCCGTTGCACGACGTGCTGGCCGGGCGCGCCGATGCCTGA
- the metK gene encoding S-adenosylmethionine synthase — protein MSSTLMPDAFASAPAAAPAGDSPTATRHLFTSESVTEGHPDKIADQISDAVLDAILHLDPAGRVACETLVTTGLAVIAGEITTDAWVDLPKLVRDTIQRIGYDDATFGFDSKTCAVMSTIDKQSADIAQGVDTGGAGDQGMMFGYATDETAELMPLPIVLSHRLTQRLSELRKSGVLPWLRPDGKAQVSVAYEGDRPVSVETVVVSTQHAESISTDALREAIMDQVILPVIPEALRGANITYHINPTGRFVVGGPMGDAGLTGRKIIVDTYGGMGRHGGGAFSGKDPSKVDRSAAYAARWVAKNVVAAGLARRCEVQIAYAIGVREPVSIMVSTFGTGTVSDDAIVRAVREVFDLTPKGITEALSLRKPIYSPTAAYGHFGRAPQEVTHKAMSEGKEVVQTNPGFTWENTDRAEQLAAVARGS, from the coding sequence ATGTCTAGCACCCTCATGCCCGACGCGTTCGCGTCGGCGCCCGCGGCCGCGCCCGCGGGCGACTCGCCGACCGCGACGCGGCACCTGTTCACCTCGGAGTCGGTCACCGAGGGACACCCCGACAAGATCGCCGACCAGATCTCGGACGCGGTGCTCGACGCGATTCTGCACCTCGACCCTGCGGGGCGCGTCGCGTGCGAGACGCTCGTCACGACGGGCCTCGCGGTGATCGCCGGCGAGATCACGACCGACGCGTGGGTCGACCTGCCGAAGCTGGTGCGCGATACCATCCAGCGCATCGGCTACGACGACGCGACGTTCGGGTTCGACAGCAAGACGTGCGCGGTGATGAGCACGATCGACAAGCAGAGCGCCGACATCGCGCAGGGAGTCGACACCGGCGGCGCGGGCGACCAGGGGATGATGTTCGGCTACGCGACCGACGAGACGGCGGAGCTGATGCCGCTCCCGATCGTGCTCTCGCACCGGCTCACGCAGCGGCTGTCGGAGCTGCGGAAGAGCGGCGTGCTGCCGTGGCTGCGGCCGGACGGCAAGGCGCAGGTCAGCGTGGCGTACGAGGGCGATCGACCGGTGTCGGTCGAAACGGTCGTTGTCTCGACGCAGCACGCGGAGTCGATCTCGACCGACGCGCTGCGCGAGGCGATCATGGACCAGGTGATCCTCCCCGTGATCCCCGAGGCGTTGCGCGGGGCGAACATCACGTACCACATCAACCCGACGGGCCGCTTCGTCGTCGGCGGGCCGATGGGCGACGCCGGACTCACGGGGCGCAAGATCATCGTCGACACGTACGGCGGCATGGGGCGCCACGGCGGCGGCGCGTTCAGCGGCAAGGATCCGTCGAAGGTCGACCGGTCGGCCGCGTACGCCGCGCGCTGGGTGGCGAAGAACGTCGTCGCCGCGGGCCTCGCGCGCCGCTGCGAGGTGCAGATCGCGTATGCGATCGGCGTGCGTGAGCCGGTCTCGATCATGGTCAGCACGTTCGGCACGGGCACCGTGTCGGACGACGCCATCGTCCGCGCGGTGCGTGAGGTGTTCGACCTGACGCCGAAGGGGATCACGGAGGCGCTGTCGCTCCGGAAGCCGATCTACTCGCCGACCGCGGCCTACGGCCACTTCGGGCGCGCGCCGCAGGAGGTGACCCACAAGGCGATGAGCGAGGGGAAGGAGGTCGTGCAGACCAACCCCGGCTTCACCTGGGAGAACACGGACCGCGCGGAGCAGCTCGCGGCGGTCGCGCGCGGGAGCTGA
- the nusB gene encoding N utilization substance protein B: MARIESRARARALQALYAWDVRGNEGLERVAGHVWDDLGVGPEERKLAGQIVGEIVRHSAEVDRELAAVTTNWRLERLGTIERCVLRLAAAELRTADAPPKVVIQEAVRLAERYGNAQSARFVNGVVDALARRLGRL, from the coding sequence ATGGCGCGCATCGAAAGTCGCGCGCGCGCCCGCGCGCTGCAGGCGCTCTACGCCTGGGACGTGCGCGGGAACGAAGGACTCGAGCGCGTCGCCGGGCACGTCTGGGACGACCTCGGCGTCGGGCCCGAAGAGCGGAAACTCGCGGGGCAGATTGTCGGCGAAATCGTGCGCCATTCGGCGGAGGTCGACCGCGAGCTCGCGGCGGTCACGACCAACTGGCGCCTGGAGCGGCTTGGGACGATCGAGCGCTGCGTGCTGCGACTCGCCGCGGCGGAGCTGCGCACCGCCGACGCGCCGCCGAAAGTCGTGATTCAGGAAGCCGTACGCCTCGCGGAGCGGTACGGGAACGCGCAGAGCGCGCGGTTCGTGAACGGGGTCGTCGACGCGCTCGCGCGGCGCCTCGGGCGGCTCTGA
- the hprK gene encoding HPr kinase/phosphorylase, translating into MSPGRAAFTVARLVERLAETTPLEQLGAPVGLTRPVPGPEASSPGLVLAGYVDRFAHERVQVLGETEVTYVTSLAPEVRARNLERFFSFPIPCLFISKGQEPPDGLLSVAERAGVGVFRTTLKTSEFYDQIKPLLADEFAPTVTLHGSLADVYGVGLFFTGMSGIGKSECVLDLVERGHRLVADDLLIVKRRGIDVLIGRGHELQRHHMEIRGIGLIDIPAIFGVRAVRQQKRVEVCVHLEPWDQEAVVDRTGLDGETQDILGVPLPLIRVPLNPGKNITVIAEVIAMNHLLRYSTGVDPAEAFNQRLIGRMRAQAAARESARPLDLGGAGDGASRARAHELQRYLRDDDE; encoded by the coding sequence ATGAGTCCCGGCCGTGCCGCCTTCACCGTCGCCCGACTCGTCGAGCGGCTTGCCGAGACGACGCCGCTCGAACAGCTCGGCGCGCCGGTCGGCCTCACGCGGCCGGTGCCCGGGCCCGAAGCGTCGAGCCCGGGGCTCGTGCTCGCCGGCTACGTCGACCGCTTCGCGCACGAGCGGGTGCAGGTGCTTGGCGAGACGGAGGTGACGTACGTGACGTCGCTCGCGCCCGAAGTCCGCGCGCGGAACCTCGAGCGGTTCTTTTCGTTCCCGATCCCCTGCCTCTTTATCAGCAAGGGGCAGGAGCCGCCCGACGGCCTCCTTTCGGTCGCGGAGCGGGCCGGGGTCGGCGTGTTTCGGACCACGCTCAAGACGTCCGAGTTCTACGACCAGATCAAGCCGCTGCTCGCCGACGAGTTCGCGCCGACGGTCACGCTCCACGGCTCGTTGGCGGACGTCTACGGGGTCGGGCTGTTCTTCACGGGGATGAGCGGGATCGGCAAGAGCGAGTGCGTGCTCGACCTCGTCGAGCGCGGGCACCGGCTCGTCGCCGACGACCTGCTGATCGTGAAGCGGCGCGGCATCGACGTGCTCATCGGGCGCGGGCACGAACTGCAGCGGCACCACATGGAAATCCGCGGCATCGGCCTGATCGACATCCCGGCGATTTTCGGCGTGCGCGCCGTGCGGCAGCAGAAGCGCGTCGAGGTGTGCGTGCACCTCGAGCCGTGGGACCAGGAAGCCGTCGTCGACCGCACGGGCCTCGACGGGGAGACGCAGGACATCCTCGGCGTGCCGCTCCCGCTCATCCGCGTGCCGCTCAACCCGGGGAAGAACATCACCGTCATCGCCGAGGTCATCGCGATGAATCACCTGCTCCGCTACAGCACGGGCGTGGACCCGGCGGAGGCGTTCAACCAGCGGTTGATCGGCCGCATGCGCGCCCAGGCCGCCGCGCGCGAGTCGGCGCGTCCCCTCGACCTGGGCGGCGCGGGGGACGGGGCGTCGCGCGCGCGCGCGCACGAACTGCAACGCTACCTCCGCGACGACGATGAGTAG
- a CDS encoding ArsR family transcriptional regulator gives MEITAVDVLDSISALADPVRGRLLLALERHELAVGELSATLQLPQSTVSRHLKTLVDAGWVRARADGPSRRYHLADVGRKTPAGALWAAVREPLASLPAAPHDAERLQAVLAERRSATRAFFSSSAEAWDRLRAELFGARADLLALFALLDDDMVVGDLGCGTGAVADVLAPFVGRVIAVDHSREMLAVARRRLDGRLNVELREGDLELLPIDDATLDVALLVLTLHHLPDPAAVFVEAARVLKPSGRLVVIDMAPHDRERYRQEMGHVWLGFGEAQLAQWLADAGFGALRYTPLPVDPAARGPQLVAASARRLVTRVAARGASTASPTHITA, from the coding sequence ATGGAAATCACTGCCGTGGACGTCCTCGACTCGATTTCGGCGCTCGCCGACCCCGTGCGGGGGCGGCTCTTGCTCGCCCTTGAGCGGCACGAGCTGGCCGTCGGCGAGCTGTCCGCGACGTTACAGCTGCCCCAGAGTACGGTCAGCCGGCATCTGAAGACGCTCGTCGACGCCGGCTGGGTGCGGGCGCGCGCCGACGGGCCGAGTCGGCGCTACCACCTCGCCGACGTCGGGCGGAAGACGCCGGCGGGCGCGCTCTGGGCGGCGGTGCGCGAGCCGCTGGCGAGTCTGCCGGCCGCGCCGCATGACGCCGAGCGCCTGCAGGCGGTGCTGGCCGAGCGGCGGTCGGCGACGCGCGCGTTCTTTTCGTCGTCGGCCGAAGCGTGGGACCGGCTGCGCGCGGAGCTGTTCGGGGCACGGGCCGATCTGCTCGCCTTGTTCGCGCTCCTCGACGACGACATGGTCGTCGGCGACCTCGGCTGCGGGACGGGCGCCGTCGCGGACGTCCTCGCCCCGTTCGTTGGGCGCGTGATCGCGGTCGACCACTCGCGCGAGATGCTCGCCGTCGCGCGGCGCCGGCTCGATGGCCGCCTGAACGTCGAGCTCCGCGAGGGCGACCTCGAGCTGCTCCCGATCGACGACGCCACGCTCGACGTCGCGCTGCTCGTGCTGACGCTGCACCACCTTCCCGATCCCGCGGCCGTGTTCGTCGAGGCCGCCCGCGTGTTGAAACCGTCCGGGCGGCTCGTCGTGATCGACATGGCGCCGCACGACCGGGAACGTTACCGCCAGGAGATGGGCCACGTCTGGCTCGGCTTCGGCGAGGCCCAACTCGCGCAGTGGCTCGCCGACGCCGGCTTCGGCGCGCTCCGTTACACCCCGCTCCCGGTCGACCCGGCCGCGCGCGGGCCCCAACTCGTCGCGGCCAGCGCCCGGCGACTCGTGACCCGCGTGGCCGCGCGGGGTGCGTCCACCGCTTCTCCTACCCACATCACCGCATGA
- the ribH gene encoding 6,7-dimethyl-8-ribityllumazine synthase: MTRELPVVSLTPDPMPEFVGTPRGDGRRFAVVASRFNESITRALADGAVDALVRHGTGFDDVDVVWVPGAWELPAAVRRVLASDRYAAVVAVGAVVRGETPHFDFVAGEAARGLADASAEADVPVALGLLTTDTMEQAEARAGGAHGNKGWDAALAALEMADLFAMLDAATESEDDDGTPPDDAVSGA, from the coding sequence ATGACGCGCGAACTTCCCGTCGTATCTCTCACGCCCGACCCCATGCCCGAGTTCGTCGGCACCCCGCGCGGCGACGGCCGCCGCTTCGCGGTGGTCGCCAGCCGCTTCAACGAGTCGATCACGCGCGCCCTCGCCGACGGCGCCGTCGACGCGCTCGTGCGCCACGGCACGGGGTTCGACGACGTCGACGTGGTCTGGGTGCCGGGCGCGTGGGAACTCCCCGCCGCCGTCCGGCGCGTGCTCGCGAGCGACCGGTATGCGGCCGTCGTCGCGGTCGGCGCCGTGGTGCGTGGCGAGACGCCGCACTTCGATTTCGTCGCCGGCGAGGCGGCGCGCGGCCTGGCCGACGCGTCCGCGGAGGCCGACGTCCCGGTCGCGCTCGGCCTGCTGACGACCGACACGATGGAGCAGGCGGAAGCGCGCGCGGGCGGCGCGCACGGCAACAAGGGGTGGGACGCCGCGCTCGCCGCGCTCGAGATGGCCGACCTGTTCGCGATGCTCGATGCGGCGACGGAGTCCGAGGACGACGACGGCACGCCGCCCGACGACGCGGTGTCGGGCGCCTGA
- the ptsI gene encoding phosphoenolpyruvate-protein phosphotransferase produces the protein MRLQLAGIGASSGIVVGPVHLLRWEVPDVPQRIVPDDQIPAELARLRAAIARAAERLELVRARAERQAGPDEAAIFDVQLSILRDDALVDQFETLVRQNLGAEKAVDLAFLEWRQQFARHPHAMLRERVGDLTDVQIRLLSILLELPDYDPIGVPKGTGAILVTHDLTPSLTVQLDREAIAAIATDAGTNTSHIAILARSLGLPAVVGLRDATARLKGGERAVLDGATGTLSLDPDADELAAYAARAQLEAQETAELRQLSALDAVTRDDVRLVLRANVDLPEEADAAATSGADGVGLLRTEFLVVGRATMPDEDEQYRAYARVVDAFGGRPVVIRTFDIGGDKLPVGGFPAEPNPFLGWRAIRMCLDQPELFKGQLRALLRAATHGDVRIMLPLVVSVDEVRETRALLAEAADELRARGASFRDDVPVGVMIETPAAAMAAETFVGEVAFFSIGTNDLVQYTLAVDRGNAQLAPRFTPLHPAVLRLVRHVVRVGEEHGLDVCVCGEMASQPLMAYALLGLGLRQLSVGPRSVAMVKRIVRGAHAARAADAALRAAGSATARDAELILHAALDAELGRGEGPAGP, from the coding sequence GTGCGGCTCCAGCTCGCCGGCATCGGCGCGTCGTCGGGGATCGTGGTCGGGCCCGTGCACCTCCTGCGCTGGGAAGTGCCCGACGTCCCGCAGCGGATCGTGCCCGACGACCAGATCCCGGCCGAGCTGGCGCGGCTCCGCGCCGCGATCGCGCGCGCGGCCGAGCGGCTGGAACTCGTGCGGGCGCGCGCGGAGCGGCAGGCGGGGCCGGACGAAGCGGCCATCTTCGACGTGCAGCTGTCGATCCTGCGGGACGACGCGCTGGTCGACCAGTTCGAGACGCTCGTCCGCCAGAACCTCGGCGCCGAGAAGGCCGTCGATCTCGCGTTCCTCGAGTGGCGCCAGCAGTTCGCCCGGCACCCGCACGCGATGCTCCGCGAGCGCGTCGGCGACCTGACCGACGTCCAGATCCGCCTGCTCTCGATCCTCCTCGAGCTGCCCGACTACGACCCGATCGGCGTGCCGAAGGGGACGGGCGCGATCCTCGTCACGCACGACCTCACGCCGTCGCTGACCGTCCAGCTCGACCGCGAGGCCATCGCGGCGATCGCGACCGACGCGGGGACGAACACGTCGCACATCGCGATCCTCGCGAGGTCGTTAGGCCTACCCGCGGTGGTCGGGCTGCGCGACGCGACCGCGCGCCTCAAGGGCGGCGAGCGCGCGGTGCTCGACGGCGCGACGGGCACGCTCTCGCTCGACCCGGACGCCGACGAGCTCGCGGCGTACGCGGCGCGCGCGCAGCTCGAGGCGCAGGAGACGGCCGAGCTGCGGCAGCTGTCGGCGCTCGACGCCGTGACGCGCGACGACGTCCGCCTCGTGCTGCGCGCGAACGTCGACCTGCCGGAGGAGGCCGACGCCGCCGCGACGAGTGGCGCGGACGGCGTCGGCCTGCTGCGCACCGAGTTCCTCGTCGTCGGGCGCGCGACGATGCCGGACGAGGACGAGCAGTACCGCGCCTACGCGCGCGTCGTCGACGCGTTCGGCGGCCGCCCGGTCGTGATCCGCACCTTCGACATCGGCGGCGACAAGCTCCCCGTCGGCGGCTTCCCCGCGGAGCCGAACCCGTTCCTCGGCTGGCGCGCGATCCGGATGTGTCTCGACCAGCCGGAGCTGTTCAAGGGGCAGCTCCGCGCGCTGTTGCGTGCCGCGACGCACGGCGACGTGCGCATCATGCTGCCGCTGGTCGTCAGCGTCGACGAGGTCCGCGAGACGCGCGCGCTCCTCGCGGAGGCGGCGGACGAACTGCGCGCGCGCGGCGCGTCGTTCCGCGACGACGTGCCGGTCGGGGTGATGATCGAAACGCCGGCCGCGGCGATGGCGGCCGAAACGTTCGTCGGCGAGGTCGCGTTCTTCAGCATCGGGACGAACGACCTCGTGCAGTACACGCTCGCGGTCGACCGGGGCAACGCGCAGCTCGCCCCGCGTTTCACGCCGCTCCACCCCGCGGTGCTCCGCCTGGTTCGCCACGTCGTGCGCGTCGGCGAAGAACACGGGCTCGACGTCTGCGTGTGCGGCGAGATGGCGTCCCAGCCGCTCATGGCGTACGCGCTGCTCGGGCTCGGGCTCCGCCAGTTGTCGGTCGGGCCGCGAAGCGTGGCGATGGTGAAGCGCATCGTCCGCGGCGCACACGCCGCGCGCGCCGCCGACGCTGCGCTTCGGGCGGCAGGCTCGGCTACGGCACGCGACGCGGAACTGATCCTCCACGCGGCACTCGACGCCGAACTGGGGCGCGGCGAAGGCCCAGCGGGTCCTTGA
- the ptsH gene encoding phosphocarrier protein HPr yields MPTVERPVQIQNKHGLHARPAAEMVKAASRFQSDVTITRDDMEVNGKSIMGVMMLAAECGATIVLRATGPDADAAVAALEALVDAKFGER; encoded by the coding sequence ATGCCGACGGTCGAACGGCCAGTCCAGATCCAGAACAAGCACGGCCTGCACGCCCGTCCCGCGGCCGAGATGGTCAAGGCCGCGTCGCGCTTCCAGAGCGACGTCACCATCACGCGCGACGACATGGAGGTCAACGGGAAGAGCATCATGGGCGTGATGATGCTCGCCGCCGAGTGCGGGGCGACGATCGTACTGCGGGCGACCGGCCCCGACGCCGACGCGGCGGTCGCCGCGCTCGAAGCGCTCGTCGACGCCAAGTTCGGGGAGCGGTAA
- the recO gene encoding DNA repair protein RecO (frameshifted, insertion at around 96371,95638, deletion at around 95550): MPLVATEAVVLHAQLYSESSRILRLATRAHGVVSVMAKGARKAQRRFGSAVDLFAEGDASYYAKSGRELHTLAAFEVTRARIALGRDLDRFTTAAVLAELVLRFGRDEPDPAWYGALVAALDAVTAASAGATREAGLAGAWALVGALGFTPSLDACARCGRALDAGAAVRFSQPLGGALCDTCARLGGTTRTLPAAARASLRTWLGAEPHEPAGGAVPMEDGTVRAHQRLLREFLREHLTDGRPLRAFDAWEASALESAGQRSRT, encoded by the coding sequence ATGCCGCTCGTCGCGACCGAGGCCGTCGTCCTGCACGCGCAGCTCTACTCGGAGAGCTCGCGCATCCTGCGACTCGCCACGCGCGCGCACGGAGTCGTGTCGGTGATGGCGAAGGGCGCGCGCAAGGCGCAGCGTCGCTTTGGCAGCGCCGTCGACCTGTTCGCGGAGGGGGACGCGTCGTACTACGCGAAGTCGGGGCGCGAGCTCCACACGCTCGCGGCATTTGAGGTCACGCGCGCGCGGATCGCGCTCGGCCGCGACCTCGACCGCTTCACGACCGCCGCGGTCTTGGCCGAACTGGTGCTCCGATTCGGACGCGACGAGCCGGACCCGGCGTGGTACGGCGCGCTCGTGGCGGCGCTCGACGCGGTCACGGCCGCGTCGGCCGGTGCGACGCGCGAGGCCGGGCTTGCGGGGGCGTGGGCGCTCGTCGGGGCGTTAGGCTTCACGCCGTCGCTCGACGCGTGCGCGCGCTGCGGGCGCGCGCTGGACGCCGGCGCGGCCGTGCGGTTCAGCCAGCCCTTAGGCGGCGCACTCTGCGACACGTGCGCCCGGCTCGGCGGGACGACGCGCACGCTGCCCGCCGCGGCTCGCGCGTCGCTCCGGACGTGGCTCGGCGCCGAGCCGCACGAGCCGGCCGGCGGGGCCGTGCCGATGGAGGACGGGACGGTGCGGGCACACCAGCGGCTGCTGCGCGAGTTCCTGCGCGAGCACCTCACCGACGGGCGGCCGCTCCGAGCGTTCGACGCGTGGGAGGCGAGCGCCCTCGAGTCGGCAGGTCAGCGGAGCCGGACATAG
- a CDS encoding glycosyl transferase family 1 — MRILVVNWQDREAPLAGGAEIHLHEIFGRLAAAGHEVALLCGGWPGCRPTTTLDGIAVHRAGTRYTFPFVARRYYARHLARFDYDVLVEDVNKVPLHTPRWGARHTVALVPHLFGGTVFREAPLPLAAAVWLVERPLARAYRGVPFEAISESTADDLAARGVPRRDIRVIYPGIDARAYTPDPAGRAAEPLFAYLGRLKRYKGVELVIRAFARVRDPRARLEIAGVGDYRPALARVVDSLALGARVRFLGRVSEAEKLALLRRAWALTFASPKEGWGITNLEAAACATPVVASDAPGLRESVRDGETGFLVPHGDVAALAERLDRFAASPALVATMGAKARQFAESFTWERAAAETAAHLAAVVGDARR, encoded by the coding sequence GTGCGCATCCTGGTCGTCAACTGGCAGGACCGCGAGGCGCCGCTCGCCGGCGGTGCGGAGATCCACCTGCACGAGATCTTCGGCCGCCTCGCGGCCGCGGGACACGAAGTCGCGCTACTCTGCGGCGGCTGGCCGGGGTGCCGGCCGACGACCACGCTCGACGGGATCGCGGTCCACCGCGCCGGGACGCGGTACACGTTTCCATTCGTCGCGCGGCGGTACTATGCACGGCACCTCGCGCGGTTCGACTACGACGTGCTGGTCGAGGACGTCAACAAGGTGCCGCTGCACACGCCGCGGTGGGGGGCGCGGCACACGGTCGCGCTCGTCCCGCATCTGTTCGGCGGGACGGTGTTCCGCGAGGCGCCGCTCCCGCTCGCGGCGGCGGTGTGGCTCGTCGAACGTCCCCTCGCGCGGGCCTACCGCGGCGTCCCGTTCGAGGCGATCAGCGAGAGTACCGCCGACGACCTCGCCGCCCGCGGCGTGCCGCGCCGCGACATCCGTGTCATCTACCCGGGGATCGACGCGCGCGCGTACACGCCCGACCCCGCCGGCCGCGCGGCAGAGCCGCTGTTCGCCTACCTCGGGCGGCTCAAACGCTACAAGGGCGTCGAGCTCGTAATCCGCGCGTTCGCGCGCGTTCGCGACCCGCGGGCCCGGCTCGAGATCGCCGGGGTCGGCGACTACCGGCCCGCGCTCGCACGGGTCGTCGACTCTCTTGCCCTCGGCGCGCGCGTGCGGTTTCTTGGGCGAGTCAGCGAGGCGGAGAAGCTCGCGCTGCTGCGGCGCGCGTGGGCCCTCACCTTCGCGTCGCCAAAGGAGGGGTGGGGGATCACGAACCTCGAAGCCGCGGCCTGCGCGACGCCGGTCGTCGCGTCGGACGCCCCCGGGCTGCGGGAGAGCGTGCGCGACGGCGAGACGGGGTTTCTCGTTCCGCACGGCGACGTCGCCGCGCTGGCCGAGCGACTCGACCGGTTCGCCGCGTCGCCCGCGCTCGTCGCGACGATGGGCGCGAAGGCACGCCAGTTCGCCGAGTCGTTCACCTGGGAGCGCGCCGCGGCCGAAACGGCCGCGCACCTGGCCGCCGTCGTCGGCGACGCGCGGCGATGA
- the ahcY gene encoding adenosylhomocysteinase, whose product MTPPSSVADAPASRDTTTAEYAPTSSYATAARPPFKVRDLALAEFGRKEIRLAEQEMPGLMAMRARYTATKPLTGARVMGSLHMTVQTAVLIETLVDLGADVRWVSCNIFSTQDHAAAAVAVGRDGTVDEPSGIPVFAWKGETLEEYWWCTEQALAWPDGGGPNMLLDDGGDATLLVHRGADYEAAGAIPAFDPDKDPEEWGVILDLLRQEQERNPGRWTKVAAAIKGVTEETTTGVHRLYEMQKAGTLRFPAINVNDSVTKSKFDNLYGCRHSIIDGLNRATDVMLAGKVAVVCGYGDVGKGCAQALRGQGARVIITEIDPICALQAAMEGYQVLTLEDVIGTADLFITSTGNYGIINAQHMARMKDKAIVANIGHFDNEIDMAGLKKYPGVQRVNIKPQYDEYVFPDGHSVLILAEGRLMNLGCATGHPSFVMSCSFTNQVAAQIELFGHPERYEKEVYVLPKHLDEEVARLHLDKLGVKLTQLTPEQAAYIGVPQEGPYKPAHYRY is encoded by the coding sequence ATGACACCGCCCAGTTCCGTCGCGGACGCGCCCGCGTCGCGCGACACGACCACCGCCGAGTACGCGCCCACGTCGTCGTACGCGACCGCGGCCCGCCCGCCGTTCAAAGTGCGCGACCTCGCGCTGGCCGAGTTCGGGCGCAAGGAGATCCGGCTGGCCGAACAGGAGATGCCGGGGCTGATGGCGATGCGCGCGCGGTACACGGCGACCAAGCCGCTGACCGGCGCACGCGTCATGGGTTCGTTGCACATGACCGTGCAGACGGCCGTGCTCATCGAAACCCTCGTCGACCTCGGCGCCGACGTGCGCTGGGTGTCGTGCAACATCTTCTCGACGCAGGACCACGCCGCGGCCGCGGTCGCGGTCGGCCGCGACGGCACGGTCGACGAGCCGAGCGGGATCCCGGTGTTCGCGTGGAAGGGCGAGACGCTCGAGGAGTACTGGTGGTGCACCGAGCAGGCGCTCGCGTGGCCGGACGGCGGCGGGCCGAACATGCTCCTCGACGACGGCGGCGACGCGACGCTGCTCGTGCACCGCGGCGCCGACTACGAGGCGGCCGGCGCGATCCCGGCGTTTGATCCTGACAAGGACCCGGAGGAGTGGGGCGTCATCCTCGACCTGCTGCGCCAGGAGCAGGAGCGCAACCCGGGCCGCTGGACGAAGGTCGCGGCGGCGATCAAGGGCGTGACCGAGGAGACGACGACCGGCGTGCACCGGCTCTACGAGATGCAGAAGGCCGGCACGCTCCGCTTCCCCGCGATCAACGTCAACGACTCGGTCACGAAGTCGAAGTTCGACAACCTCTACGGCTGCCGGCACTCGATCATCGACGGCCTGAACCGCGCGACCGACGTGATGCTCGCGGGCAAGGTCGCGGTGGTGTGTGGCTACGGCGACGTCGGCAAGGGGTGCGCGCAGGCGCTCCGCGGGCAGGGCGCGCGCGTGATCATCACCGAGATCGACCCGATCTGCGCCTTACAGGCGGCGATGGAGGGCTACCAGGTCCTCACGCTGGAGGACGTGATCGGCACCGCCGACCTGTTCATCACGTCGACGGGCAACTACGGCATCATCAACGCGCAGCACATGGCGCGGATGAAGGACAAGGCGATCGTCGCGAACATCGGCCACTTCGACAACGAGATCGACATGGCCGGGCTGAAGAAGTACCCGGGCGTGCAGCGCGTGAACATCAAGCCGCAGTACGACGAGTACGTTTTCCCCGACGGGCACTCGGTCCTCATCCTCGCCGAAGGCCGGCTGATGAACCTCGGCTGCGCGACCGGGCACCCGAGCTTCGTGATGTCGTGCTCGTTCACGAACCAGGTGGCCGCGCAGATCGAGCTGTTCGGCCACCCGGAGCGCTACGAAAAGGAAGTGTACGTCCTGCCGAAGCACCTGGACGAGGAGGTCGCGCGGCTGCACCTCGACAAGCTGGGCGTGAAGCTGACGCAGCTCACGCCCGAGCAGGCCGCGTACATCGGCGTGCCGCAAGAGGGGCCGTACAAGCCCGCCCACTACCGCTACTAG